A region from the Nocardioides exalbidus genome encodes:
- a CDS encoding CGNR zinc finger domain-containing protein gives MDFIRYAERSAALVNAELVDEGSLTDHLADRSWLHRSVVAADIPALQAFQVELRPVFEASDADDVPLVVGTLNDLLASHPVTPMISDHDPSNLHMHVTNRASSVAELLVAESLMGLANLVCDLGATRLGICTEARCDNVFVDTSPNQSRRYCSDRCSSRANVAAYRARQKAAAS, from the coding sequence GTGGACTTCATCCGCTACGCCGAGCGCTCCGCGGCGCTCGTCAACGCCGAGCTGGTCGACGAGGGGTCGCTGACCGACCACCTCGCCGACCGGAGCTGGCTGCACAGGTCGGTGGTCGCGGCTGACATCCCCGCGCTCCAGGCCTTCCAGGTCGAGCTGCGCCCGGTGTTCGAGGCCTCCGACGCCGACGACGTACCGCTCGTGGTGGGCACGCTCAACGACCTGCTCGCCAGCCACCCGGTCACGCCGATGATCTCCGACCACGACCCGTCGAACCTCCACATGCACGTGACCAACCGGGCGTCCTCGGTGGCCGAGCTGCTGGTCGCGGAGTCACTCATGGGGCTGGCCAACCTGGTGTGCGACCTCGGCGCCACCCGGCTCGGGATCTGCACCGAGGCGCGCTGCGACAACGTCTTCGTCGACACCTCGCCCAACCAGTCGCGCCGCTACTGCTCCGACCGCTGCTCCTCGCGCGCCAACGTCGCGGCCTACCGCGCTCGCCAGAAGGCCGCGGCCAGCTGA
- a CDS encoding helicase C-terminal domain-containing protein codes for MSSSARTTPARTLADQLRSWPDERLVALLGARPDLATPAPQDSSQLASRAATRSSIHRALDGLDRLELTVLDALLVAGQTTSEHLISLVHADQGRTTAALQRLLDLALAWEGPGGLRALTGVADAMRGMPGITSGLRPSSPEPAPAADIAARIAELSPAATALLRHVDDHGGEGTTGAARRTVSPADARSPAEELLSRRLLVPREGDNVVLPGEVGLALRGGHTTTAPVDDVSDLATSTREPALVARSAAGAAFDVVRRVELLLDHWGVAPPAVLRSGGLAVRDLKAAALELHVDEAEAALVVEVALSAGLVAEAAVADGTPSWLPTEEFDVWSGRPISERWARLVGGWLASSRMPSLVGSRDSAGKAWNALAPELSSGLAEEARRLALSELAGLPDGEVLAAGTGIASLVQRVDWLRPRRPRVFADLVAAALSEAAVLGVSGAGGLPPSGRLVAEGDLPGAAAAIDPQLPRAVDHVLLQADLTAVAPGPLETEVARRLHLLADVESRGGATVYRFTSGSLRRGFDAGWSAVEVRDFLGSVSQTPVPQPLEFLVDDVARTFGTVRVGHAEAFLRADDEAALAALVHDPRARTLGLRLLAPTVAIATSPLDVLLPRLRELGAAPVVEAADGTVRVSRPDLHRARTRRGRRPAGAVEARAAAQVRAVATAIRAGDRAESSRPATTTGTTNPSAALVAIREAIEAGTTVVIGYVDNHGATGERVVDPRRLDGGRLSAYDHRADDVREFAVHRITGVRTL; via the coding sequence ATGTCCAGTTCAGCGCGGACGACACCCGCACGCACCCTCGCCGACCAGCTGCGCAGCTGGCCCGACGAGCGACTCGTGGCGCTGCTCGGGGCCCGACCGGATCTCGCCACACCCGCCCCTCAGGATTCGTCGCAGCTGGCCTCGCGGGCCGCCACTCGCTCGTCGATTCACCGGGCCCTCGACGGACTGGACCGCCTCGAGCTCACGGTCCTAGATGCCCTGCTGGTTGCAGGTCAAACCACTTCGGAGCACCTGATCTCACTGGTCCACGCCGACCAGGGTCGTACGACGGCCGCGCTGCAGCGGCTGCTCGACCTGGCGCTCGCCTGGGAGGGGCCCGGCGGGCTCCGCGCACTGACCGGCGTGGCCGACGCGATGCGCGGCATGCCCGGCATCACGAGCGGCCTGCGGCCCTCCAGCCCCGAGCCCGCGCCGGCCGCCGACATCGCGGCCCGGATCGCCGAGCTGAGCCCGGCGGCGACCGCCCTGCTGCGCCACGTCGACGACCACGGCGGCGAGGGCACGACGGGCGCCGCCCGCCGCACCGTCTCCCCCGCCGACGCCCGCAGCCCCGCCGAGGAGCTGCTGAGCCGACGCCTGCTCGTGCCGCGCGAGGGCGACAACGTGGTCCTGCCCGGCGAGGTCGGGCTCGCACTGCGGGGCGGCCACACCACGACCGCGCCGGTCGACGACGTGTCCGACCTGGCGACGTCGACGCGCGAGCCCGCACTCGTCGCCCGGAGCGCGGCCGGTGCCGCCTTCGACGTCGTACGACGCGTGGAGCTGCTGCTCGACCACTGGGGCGTCGCGCCGCCGGCGGTGCTGCGCAGCGGCGGCCTCGCCGTCCGCGACCTCAAGGCGGCCGCGCTCGAGCTGCACGTCGACGAGGCGGAGGCCGCCCTCGTCGTGGAGGTCGCCCTCTCCGCGGGGCTCGTCGCCGAGGCGGCCGTCGCCGACGGGACGCCGTCGTGGCTGCCGACCGAGGAGTTCGACGTGTGGTCGGGGCGACCGATCTCCGAGCGGTGGGCCCGGCTGGTCGGCGGCTGGCTCGCCAGCAGCCGGATGCCCTCGCTCGTCGGCTCCCGCGACTCGGCCGGCAAGGCGTGGAACGCCCTCGCGCCCGAGCTCTCCAGCGGCCTGGCCGAGGAGGCCCGCCGCCTCGCGCTGTCCGAGCTGGCCGGGCTCCCCGACGGCGAGGTGCTCGCGGCGGGCACCGGGATCGCCTCGCTCGTCCAGCGCGTCGACTGGCTCCGGCCGCGCCGCCCGCGGGTCTTCGCCGACCTCGTCGCCGCCGCCCTGTCCGAGGCCGCGGTGCTCGGCGTGAGCGGCGCGGGCGGCCTGCCGCCGAGCGGTCGGCTGGTCGCCGAGGGCGACCTCCCGGGCGCCGCCGCGGCCATCGACCCACAGCTGCCGCGAGCCGTGGACCACGTCCTCCTCCAGGCGGACCTGACGGCCGTCGCGCCCGGCCCCCTGGAGACCGAGGTGGCCCGCCGGCTCCACCTCCTCGCCGACGTGGAGTCGCGCGGCGGGGCGACGGTCTACCGCTTCACCTCGGGATCACTGCGCCGCGGCTTCGACGCCGGGTGGTCGGCGGTCGAGGTGCGCGACTTCCTGGGCTCGGTGTCGCAGACGCCGGTGCCGCAGCCCCTGGAGTTCCTCGTCGACGACGTCGCGCGCACCTTCGGCACGGTCCGGGTCGGCCACGCGGAGGCCTTCCTGCGTGCCGACGACGAGGCCGCGCTCGCCGCGCTCGTGCACGACCCGCGCGCCCGCACCCTCGGCCTGCGCCTGCTCGCCCCGACCGTCGCGATCGCCACGTCCCCGCTCGACGTGCTCCTCCCCCGGCTGCGCGAGCTCGGTGCGGCGCCCGTCGTCGAGGCCGCCGACGGCACCGTCCGGGTCAGCCGACCCGACCTCCACCGCGCCCGCACCCGCCGCGGTCGCCGCCCGGCCGGAGCCGTCGAGGCACGCGCCGCCGCGCAGGTCCGCGCGGTGGCGACCGCGATCCGCGCCGGCGACCGGGCCGAGTCGTCGCGACCGGCGACGACCACCGGGACGACGAACCCGTCGGCCGCCCTGGTCGCCATCCGCGAGGCGATCGAGGCCGGCACCACCGTGGTCATCGGCTACGTCGACAACCACGGAGCCACCGGCGAGCGCGTCGTCGACCCGCGGCGGCTCGACGGCGGCCGGCTGTCGGCGTACGACCACCGCGCCGACGACGTGCGCGAGTTCGCGGTGCACCGGATCACCGGCGTCCGCACGCTGTAA
- a CDS encoding PP2C family protein-serine/threonine phosphatase, translated as MRNVDLHHGAASDVGLVRKVNEDSFLVAPPVFVVADGMGGHSGGDVASQMVVEEFARLAHSYDPTRGAEQVADAFARAQTRIVEFGNAHRAVQPGWHAGTTAVVAVLVDDNGVAKWLLANLGDSRIYRITEGRLDQVSVDHSVVQELVDAGHITPEEAAVHPERHVITRALGSPGGIHPDFFLLPLGSVERLLLCSDGISGMIEDKEIEDILETVADPRDAADKLVRAAIAAGGRDNATAIVVDVVGLVKDDTYDSQRQLESLESKLGGRL; from the coding sequence ATGAGGAACGTTGATCTGCACCACGGGGCGGCGAGCGACGTCGGTCTGGTGCGCAAGGTCAACGAGGACTCCTTCCTGGTCGCGCCGCCGGTGTTCGTGGTGGCCGACGGCATGGGCGGCCACTCCGGCGGCGACGTGGCCAGCCAGATGGTGGTCGAGGAGTTCGCGCGGCTCGCGCACTCCTACGACCCGACCCGCGGTGCCGAGCAGGTGGCCGACGCCTTCGCCCGCGCCCAGACCCGCATCGTCGAGTTCGGCAACGCCCACCGCGCGGTCCAGCCCGGCTGGCACGCCGGCACGACCGCGGTCGTCGCGGTCCTGGTCGACGACAACGGCGTGGCCAAGTGGCTGCTCGCCAACCTCGGCGACTCCCGGATCTACCGCATCACCGAGGGCCGCCTCGACCAGGTGAGCGTCGACCACTCGGTGGTGCAGGAGCTCGTCGACGCCGGCCACATCACGCCCGAGGAGGCGGCCGTCCACCCCGAGCGCCACGTCATCACGCGCGCTCTGGGGAGCCCGGGCGGCATCCACCCCGACTTCTTCCTCCTGCCCCTCGGCTCGGTCGAGCGCCTGCTGCTCTGCAGCGACGGCATCTCGGGGATGATCGAGGACAAGGAGATCGAGGACATCCTCGAGACCGTCGCCGACCCGCGCGACGCCGCCGACAAGCTGGTCCGCGCCGCCATCGCCGCCGGGGGTCGCGACAACGCCACGGCGATCGTCGTCGATGTGGTGGGATTGGTGAAGGACGACACCTATGACTCCCAGCGCCAGCTGGAGAGCCTCGAATCGAAGCTGGGGGGACGACTGTGA
- a CDS encoding FHA domain-containing protein, with protein MSTEARFAAGDWYAVVGDEVTVLLPGSQRGRVAAIWDLADSGSGADAVLDALLAGGLSSLDHVALVAHGDDATRLIVRGAPSATISTTGGEEIVSAAPGTAWAERLVTGVTSLRITLTGDGVADLPLTSGIARVSVVVLGAPVTGDAAAPASFAPVEQPVEQPVDVPAEEPVTEPVAETVDEEPVVEQPEPVAYADPLSDPVPGEPVAAPGLVPGFVPEAAPVPSAPMSFGEPGDDPTPTGETPVVEEPWSEHDGHTQAGAPIPDFVRPPIPGQEMAPDVVSQPVASLVFSTGDVVLVDRTVLVGRAPEARRFASHDQPHVVSVPSPQQEISSTHLEIRPGAGADHGSAIATDLGSTNGTVLAQPGLDPEELKPGIAVSLVPGAVLDLGDGVTIQVTNP; from the coding sequence GTGAGCACAGAGGCGAGGTTCGCCGCAGGCGACTGGTACGCCGTCGTGGGTGACGAGGTCACCGTCCTGTTGCCCGGCAGCCAGCGCGGCCGGGTCGCCGCGATCTGGGACCTCGCCGACAGCGGCTCCGGGGCCGACGCCGTCCTCGACGCCCTGCTCGCAGGCGGGCTGTCCTCGCTCGACCACGTCGCGCTCGTCGCCCACGGCGACGACGCCACCCGCCTCATCGTCCGCGGCGCGCCCAGCGCGACGATCTCCACGACCGGCGGGGAGGAGATCGTCTCGGCCGCACCCGGCACTGCCTGGGCCGAGCGCCTCGTCACCGGCGTCACGAGCCTGCGCATCACGCTGACCGGCGACGGGGTGGCCGACCTGCCGCTCACTTCCGGGATCGCCCGGGTCTCCGTCGTCGTGCTCGGTGCCCCGGTCACAGGCGACGCGGCCGCACCCGCGTCCTTCGCCCCCGTCGAGCAGCCCGTCGAGCAGCCGGTGGACGTGCCCGCCGAGGAACCGGTCACGGAGCCGGTCGCGGAGACGGTCGACGAGGAGCCGGTCGTCGAGCAGCCCGAGCCGGTGGCGTACGCCGACCCGCTGTCCGACCCGGTCCCGGGCGAGCCCGTCGCCGCCCCCGGGCTCGTGCCCGGCTTCGTCCCCGAGGCCGCTCCGGTCCCGTCCGCGCCGATGAGCTTCGGCGAGCCGGGCGACGACCCGACCCCGACCGGCGAGACGCCCGTGGTCGAGGAGCCGTGGTCCGAGCACGACGGCCACACCCAGGCCGGCGCGCCGATCCCCGACTTCGTGCGGCCCCCGATCCCCGGCCAGGAGATGGCTCCCGACGTGGTCTCGCAGCCGGTCGCCTCGCTGGTCTTCTCCACCGGTGACGTCGTCCTGGTCGACCGCACCGTGCTGGTCGGCCGCGCGCCCGAGGCACGCCGCTTCGCCTCGCACGACCAGCCCCACGTCGTCTCGGTGCCCAGCCCGCAGCAGGAGATCTCCTCGACGCACCTCGAGATCCGCCCCGGCGCCGGCGCCGACCACGGCTCGGCGATCGCGACCGACCTCGGCTCCACCAACGGCACCGTGCTCGCCCAGCCCGGTCTCGACCCGGAGGAGCTCAAGCCGGGCATCGCGGTCAGCCTGGTCCCGGGCGCCGTCCTCGACCTCGGCGACGGCGTCACCATCCAGGTCACCAACCCCTAG
- a CDS encoding RDD family protein — protein sequence MTQHPPHPQHLPPGPPHAMTYPVAQLERRFTAFAIDRLLAWSLLAAVGLVTAFFVSDELWTVVGAVAGATVLLWLVLAIVLGVSGTSPGKAMAGLRVVHHGTGTPIGVGPALLRSLVLGIAGLPTFGIGVATLAWTAVEDRGRQRRGWHDHLTHTVVVDVRPVVEVAAEVDEGPRHIVNLTAMRLIPAPAVEVPRTPERSEQSMRRQPLPADVAAPPAPASMPHAPTPQAPVPQQPVQPTPGQPHPQAHSQPPAQPVAQQAPPSRRHPSRRPPSRRRRSGRRLRRPSDRRRWPRAGGCTSTTARAS from the coding sequence GTGACCCAGCACCCCCCGCACCCCCAGCACCTGCCGCCCGGTCCGCCGCACGCGATGACCTACCCGGTCGCCCAGCTCGAGCGGCGCTTCACCGCCTTCGCGATCGACCGGCTGCTGGCATGGAGCCTGCTCGCCGCGGTCGGGCTCGTCACCGCGTTCTTCGTCTCCGACGAGCTCTGGACCGTGGTCGGAGCCGTCGCCGGCGCGACCGTCCTGCTCTGGCTGGTGCTCGCGATCGTCCTGGGCGTCAGCGGGACCTCGCCGGGCAAGGCGATGGCCGGGCTCCGCGTCGTCCACCACGGCACCGGCACCCCGATCGGCGTCGGCCCGGCCCTCCTCCGCTCGCTGGTGCTCGGCATCGCGGGCCTGCCCACCTTCGGCATCGGCGTCGCCACCCTCGCGTGGACCGCGGTCGAGGACCGCGGCCGCCAGCGTCGCGGCTGGCACGACCACCTGACCCACACCGTCGTGGTCGACGTACGTCCCGTGGTGGAGGTGGCCGCCGAGGTCGACGAGGGGCCGCGCCACATCGTGAACCTCACCGCCATGCGCCTCATCCCGGCGCCTGCCGTCGAGGTGCCCCGCACGCCGGAGCGCTCCGAGCAGTCGATGCGCCGCCAGCCGCTGCCGGCCGACGTCGCCGCACCGCCCGCGCCGGCATCCATGCCGCACGCTCCGACGCCGCAGGCACCGGTGCCCCAGCAACCGGTGCAGCCGACCCCGGGTCAGCCCCATCCGCAGGCCCACTCGCAGCCGCCCGCGCAGCCGGTGGCCCAGCAGGCGCCCCCCAGCAGGCGCCACCCCAGCAGGCGCCCCCCCAGCAGGCGCCGCCGCAGTGGTCGCCGCCTCCGCAGGCCCAGCGACCGCCGCCGGTGGCCGCGCGCTGGCGGGTGCACTTCGACAACGGCGAGAGCTTCGTGA
- a CDS encoding FHA domain-containing protein, translated as MHFDNGESFVIAGLALVGRRPEARAGEQVAHLIPLQSADMSVSKTHAQFGPASDGTIVVMDRGSTNGTTLVRQGVSRQLAPGKPAALVDGDKVVYGDREMTIRREA; from the coding sequence GTGCACTTCGACAACGGCGAGAGCTTCGTGATCGCCGGCCTGGCGCTCGTCGGCCGCCGGCCCGAGGCGCGGGCGGGGGAGCAGGTCGCCCACCTCATCCCGCTGCAGTCGGCCGACATGTCGGTCTCCAAGACCCACGCCCAGTTCGGCCCGGCCTCCGACGGCACGATCGTCGTGATGGACCGCGGCTCCACCAACGGCACGACCCTGGTCCGGCAGGGCGTCTCCCGGCAGCTCGCCCCGGGCAAGCCCGCCGCCCTCGTCGACGGCGACAAGGTCGTCTACGGCGACCGTGAGATGACGATCAGGCGCGAGGCGTAG
- a CDS encoding S8 family serine peptidase — MGARAVGRFLGCGVLVLAATLPAAGLAVAEATPTSPATLTLVTLQGAGTAAGRADASELLARQDAVLGAIGASEPTYRWTTALNGFAAPLTDAQVHALDDQPGVAAIEADEVRPLAGRTSFAAVRGAARSPRLRGGAGVVIGVVDSGIAPGSPAFAAVPGLGAAPRDFTGECVEGEGWTVEDCTRKVVGARWFVNGFGADRIRTSETLSALDDLGHGTQVASVAAGNAGVTVRVDDRDAGQFGGVAPQARIAAYKACWGAPDPSGDGCSTADVVSAVDAAVADDVDVLSLALAGGEGIDTLQRALLGAAEADVVVVGASGNSSGSAYAAHAAPWVTTVGAAVGRMSRGRITLPGGRSWTGGGRPVDVRGRVVLAPDAAAPGATRRAAAQCRPGALDPRQVADRIVVCRRGGIGRIDKSDAVAQAGGRAMVLVNRRPGAVSADFHAVPTVHLAVAAGRELVRWASRHPDTRVRMSRVTGDPGTRRTAPWSASGDPRGGVLKPDAVADGDAVLGALPDSTGRGWGVFSGSSAATAHASGLAALVRSAHPDYSAAIVRSLVVTAARPIRGSSALQQGAGALPGRVPTAHLALDVDPGAWRRALRSHSLADLNASSLLLSSRQTTAVRTLTNIGTRAEYFSVTARGFTSHRVRVQPLAVRLAPGETARFTITVSGPGTPGRLDDGELVWLGARGGVIRVPVALTR, encoded by the coding sequence ATGGGTGCACGAGCAGTGGGGCGCTTCCTCGGCTGCGGCGTGCTCGTGCTTGCCGCGACCCTCCCCGCCGCCGGTCTCGCAGTGGCCGAGGCGACGCCCACGTCACCCGCGACGCTGACGCTCGTGACCCTCCAGGGCGCCGGCACCGCCGCCGGCCGGGCTGATGCCTCCGAGCTGCTCGCCCGCCAGGACGCCGTGCTCGGTGCGATCGGCGCCAGCGAGCCCACCTACCGCTGGACCACCGCCCTCAACGGCTTCGCCGCACCCCTCACCGACGCCCAGGTCCACGCGCTCGACGACCAGCCCGGCGTGGCTGCCATCGAGGCCGACGAGGTCCGCCCGCTCGCCGGACGTACGTCGTTCGCCGCCGTCCGCGGTGCCGCTCGTTCGCCGCGGCTGAGGGGCGGCGCCGGCGTGGTGATCGGCGTGGTCGACTCCGGCATCGCCCCGGGCTCCCCCGCCTTCGCCGCCGTGCCCGGCCTCGGCGCCGCACCCCGCGACTTCACCGGCGAGTGCGTCGAGGGCGAGGGCTGGACGGTCGAGGACTGCACCCGCAAGGTCGTCGGTGCCCGCTGGTTCGTCAACGGCTTCGGCGCCGACCGGATCCGCACCTCGGAGACCCTCTCGGCGCTCGACGACCTCGGCCACGGCACCCAGGTCGCGTCCGTCGCGGCCGGCAACGCCGGCGTCACCGTGCGGGTCGACGACCGTGACGCCGGCCAGTTCGGCGGCGTCGCGCCGCAGGCGCGGATCGCCGCCTACAAGGCCTGCTGGGGCGCGCCCGACCCGTCGGGGGACGGCTGCTCCACCGCCGACGTGGTCAGCGCGGTCGACGCCGCGGTCGCTGACGACGTCGACGTGCTGAGCCTGGCACTGGCCGGCGGCGAGGGCATCGACACCCTCCAGCGCGCGCTCCTCGGTGCCGCGGAGGCCGACGTCGTCGTGGTCGGTGCGTCCGGCAACTCCTCCGGGTCGGCGTACGCCGCCCACGCGGCGCCGTGGGTCACCACGGTCGGTGCCGCCGTCGGCCGGATGTCACGCGGGCGGATCACCCTGCCCGGCGGCCGGTCGTGGACCGGCGGCGGGCGACCCGTCGACGTGAGGGGGCGCGTCGTGCTGGCCCCTGACGCCGCCGCACCCGGTGCCACTCGCCGCGCGGCGGCCCAGTGCCGACCCGGCGCCCTCGACCCGCGCCAGGTCGCCGACCGCATCGTGGTGTGCCGTCGCGGCGGCATCGGCCGCATCGACAAGTCCGACGCCGTCGCGCAGGCCGGCGGCCGGGCGATGGTCCTGGTCAACCGGCGCCCCGGCGCCGTGAGCGCCGACTTCCACGCCGTGCCGACCGTGCACCTCGCCGTCGCAGCCGGCCGCGAGCTCGTCCGCTGGGCCTCGCGCCACCCCGACACCCGGGTCCGGATGTCCCGGGTCACCGGCGACCCCGGCACCCGTCGTACGGCACCGTGGAGCGCGTCCGGCGACCCGCGCGGTGGCGTGCTCAAGCCCGACGCGGTGGCCGACGGCGACGCCGTCCTCGGTGCGCTGCCCGACTCGACCGGTCGCGGCTGGGGCGTCTTCAGCGGGAGCTCCGCCGCCACGGCCCACGCGAGCGGCCTCGCCGCACTCGTCCGGTCCGCCCACCCGGACTACTCCGCCGCGATCGTCCGGTCGCTGGTCGTCACCGCCGCGCGGCCGATCCGCGGCTCGTCGGCCCTCCAGCAGGGGGCCGGCGCACTTCCCGGCCGGGTGCCGACCGCCCACCTCGCGCTCGACGTGGATCCGGGTGCGTGGCGTCGCGCGCTGCGCTCCCACAGCCTGGCCGACCTCAACGCCAGCTCGCTGCTGCTGTCGTCGCGGCAGACGACGGCGGTCCGCACGCTGACCAACATCGGCACCCGCGCCGAGTACTTCTCCGTCACGGCTCGCGGCTTCACCTCGCACCGGGTGCGCGTGCAGCCCCTCGCCGTACGACTGGCGCCGGGCGAGACCGCGCGCTTCACCATCACCGTCTCCGGCCCCGGCACCCCGGGGCGCCTCGACGACGGCGAGCTCGTCTGGCTCGGCGCCCGCGGAGGCGTCATCAGGGTCCCGGTGGCCCTGACCCGCTGA
- a CDS encoding cold-shock protein, with product MPSGKVKWFDAEKGFGFLSQESGPDVYVHSDALPEGVTTLKAGTKVEFGIAQGRRGDQALQVRVLDAPASVTRNQRNAQRKQPEAMVTIVEDLIKMLEGVEETYRRGRHPERAAGRGTAKVLRALADELDI from the coding sequence GTGCCCAGTGGCAAGGTGAAGTGGTTCGACGCGGAGAAGGGCTTCGGCTTCCTGTCCCAGGAGAGCGGCCCGGACGTCTACGTGCACTCCGACGCCCTGCCCGAGGGCGTCACCACCCTCAAGGCCGGCACCAAGGTCGAGTTCGGCATCGCCCAGGGCCGCCGCGGCGACCAGGCGCTCCAGGTGCGCGTCCTCGACGCGCCCGCCTCCGTCACGCGCAACCAGCGCAACGCGCAGCGCAAGCAGCCCGAGGCGATGGTCACGATCGTGGAGGACCTCATCAAGATGCTCGAGGGCGTCGAGGAGACCTACCGCCGCGGGCGCCACCCCGAGCGGGCCGCCGGCCGCGGCACCGCCAAGGTGCTGCGCGCGCTCGCCGACGAGCTCGACATCTAG
- a CDS encoding MFS transporter — translation MTSEHPHPVPGQDQGHDRGYDREHADQRGGEPTEPIAGHPSGAVRRSLSGAARGVRAAGRGARTVGHGAGTAGQYAVRQARRAARAEGAGDSGLSRLIELHAFNAAGDAAVAISLAGTLFFQVPTGEARGQVALFLGITMLPFAIVAPLIGPFLDKFSHGRRWAVGSTMAIRGFLCWVLATAVATESYWLFPAALGVLVASKAYGVTRAAAVPRLVPRDLTLVKANARVSLAGVVGAGVSAPLAVLASTFGPEWSLRYAFVIFVIATIWAIRLPEKVDASHGEGDLVLGGEESEPTTTGKRSRTRIPAAVAFALRANCGPRWLSGFLTMFMAFLLRENPIGDWRPEVLLGLVIGAAGLGNTLGITIGSLLRKLNPAVTVVLALLADAVVATVAALFYGLVPLVLLGLTAGLAQSLAKLSLDSTIQRDIPSRIQASAFARSDTTLQLAWVIGGFIGIAMPLMPQLGLGIAAGALGLWATFVLVSRPARGAQAPART, via the coding sequence GTGACCTCCGAGCACCCCCACCCCGTCCCGGGGCAGGACCAGGGGCACGACCGGGGGTACGACCGGGAGCACGCCGACCAGCGCGGCGGCGAGCCGACGGAGCCGATCGCCGGACACCCCAGCGGTGCCGTGCGCCGCTCGCTGTCGGGCGCCGCGCGCGGCGTCCGCGCCGCGGGGCGGGGTGCGCGCACCGTCGGCCACGGTGCCGGCACCGCCGGCCAGTACGCCGTGCGGCAGGCCCGTCGCGCCGCCCGGGCGGAGGGCGCCGGCGACTCGGGCCTCTCGCGGCTGATCGAGCTGCACGCCTTCAACGCCGCGGGCGACGCGGCCGTGGCGATCTCGCTCGCCGGGACCCTGTTCTTCCAGGTTCCGACCGGCGAGGCCCGCGGCCAGGTCGCCCTCTTCCTCGGCATCACGATGCTCCCGTTCGCGATCGTCGCGCCGCTGATCGGGCCGTTCCTCGACAAGTTCAGCCACGGCCGCCGCTGGGCCGTCGGCTCGACGATGGCGATCCGCGGCTTCCTCTGCTGGGTGCTCGCCACGGCGGTCGCCACCGAGTCCTACTGGCTGTTCCCGGCGGCGCTCGGCGTGCTCGTCGCGTCCAAGGCCTACGGCGTGACGCGCGCCGCAGCCGTGCCCCGGCTCGTGCCGCGCGACCTCACGCTGGTGAAGGCCAACGCGCGCGTCTCGCTCGCGGGCGTCGTCGGCGCCGGGGTCTCCGCGCCGCTCGCGGTGCTCGCCTCGACGTTCGGCCCCGAGTGGTCGCTGCGCTACGCGTTCGTCATCTTCGTGATCGCCACGATCTGGGCGATCCGGCTGCCCGAGAAGGTCGACGCCAGCCACGGCGAGGGCGACCTCGTCCTCGGCGGCGAGGAGTCCGAGCCGACGACGACCGGCAAGCGGTCGCGCACCCGCATCCCGGCCGCGGTCGCCTTCGCGCTGCGGGCCAACTGCGGGCCGCGCTGGCTCTCGGGCTTCCTCACCATGTTCATGGCGTTCCTGCTGCGCGAGAACCCGATCGGCGACTGGCGGCCCGAGGTCCTGCTCGGTCTCGTGATCGGCGCCGCGGGGCTGGGCAACACGCTCGGCATCACCATCGGGTCGCTGCTGCGCAAGCTCAACCCGGCCGTCACCGTGGTGCTCGCCCTGCTCGCCGACGCCGTCGTCGCGACGGTCGCCGCCCTGTTCTACGGGCTCGTCCCGCTGGTGCTGCTCGGCCTCACCGCGGGGCTGGCGCAGTCGCTGGCGAAGCTGTCGCTCGACTCCACGATCCAGCGCGACATCCCCAGCCGGATCCAGGCGAGCGCCTTCGCCCGTTCCGACACCACGCTGCAGCTGGCGTGGGTCATCGGCGGGTTCATCGGCATCGCGATGCCGTTGATGCCGCAGCTCGGGCTCGGCATCGCCGCGGGCGCGCTCGGCCTCTGGGCGACCTTCGTCCTGGTCAGCCGGCCGGCACGGGGTGCGCAGGCACCTGCCCGGACCTGA
- a CDS encoding DUF3027 domain-containing protein — MIALPTRAGKPDSTLAKAIDLAREVVLEVAEPGELGEHLGVHAEGERLVTHHFACVRAGYPGWYWSVTITRAKRGKELTVNEVVLLPGDEAIVAPPWVPYKERIQPGDLSPGDLLPVEDEDARLVPTYLVGDDPLDTPLDGDAKAQVRRVAEDLGLGRVRTLSREGLDMAAERWHDGTGGPEAPLAKSAPDHCFSCGFLVRLNGSLSTRFGVCANGNANDDGRVVTLDHGCGAHSEVKLARKQQPLPMPEHVLDTLTDDEV; from the coding sequence GTGATTGCTCTCCCCACCCGTGCCGGCAAGCCGGACTCGACCCTCGCCAAGGCCATCGACCTGGCGCGCGAGGTCGTCCTCGAAGTCGCCGAGCCCGGTGAGCTGGGCGAGCACCTCGGCGTCCACGCCGAGGGCGAGCGCCTCGTGACCCACCACTTCGCGTGCGTCCGTGCGGGCTACCCCGGGTGGTACTGGTCGGTGACCATCACCCGCGCCAAGCGCGGCAAGGAGCTGACCGTCAACGAGGTCGTGCTGCTGCCCGGCGACGAGGCGATCGTGGCCCCGCCGTGGGTGCCCTACAAGGAGCGGATCCAGCCCGGCGACCTCTCGCCCGGCGACCTGCTCCCCGTCGAGGACGAGGACGCGCGCCTCGTGCCGACCTACCTCGTCGGCGACGACCCGCTCGACACGCCGCTCGACGGCGACGCGAAGGCGCAGGTGCGCCGCGTGGCCGAGGACCTCGGTCTCGGCCGGGTGCGCACCCTCAGCCGTGAGGGCCTGGACATGGCGGCCGAGCGCTGGCACGACGGCACCGGCGGCCCCGAGGCCCCCCTCGCGAAGAGCGCGCCCGACCACTGCTTCTCCTGCGGCTTCCTGGTCCGCCTCAACGGGTCGCTGTCCACGCGGTTCGGCGTCTGCGCCAACGGCAACGCCAACGACGACGGCCGGGTCGTCACCCTCGACCACGGCTGCGGGGCGCACTCCGAGGTCAAGCTCGCCCGCAAGCAGCAGCCGCTGCCGATGCCCGAGCACGTGCTCGACACGCTGACCGACGACGAGGTCTGA